The sequence TCGGAAGAACCGCGCGGGACCCAATGTGCGAGTCGGGACGGGACCGACGGCCCATACGACCAGTACGTACACGGCACCATCGTTCCCGGGGTTATTCTCGGACCAGTGGTCGGATGCTCCCTTTTTTGGCCCTGCTCCTTCCTACGCAAGGATCGAAGAGGTGGATTGCGATGAAGTTGGTGTTGTTGGATCTACTAGTCGAGTTGATGTGCAGGGGTCTGTGCCGGATGGTATAGTGGTGCAAGCGCCTACTCCGCCTCACGAGCCCCTCGATTTGCCTGCTGTGCCTGGTACTGGTACTGGTGCGGACTCAGGCGGAGGTGCAGCCGGGCGTAGTTTGGCTCCTCGGTCGTGGCAGAAGCGTGCTCGTACGCCCATGACGTCGGGACAAGCGAGTTTGTACGATGCTCTTTTCAGTCTTGCCCGGCCCGGGGAAGATTATTATAACCCCCCGCCTCCGCCGCCAAACCCGACTTGGACTCCTGCGTTGCGAAATTCCGGGGAATCACTCTTGACTCCGCTTACGGAAGGAGGACTTGAACGGCGACTGTATTCTGTGTCGGACTACTCGGATGATGGGGATAGGGAGGACCCTGAAGATCCCGAGGGTGTCAAGGCTATTATGCTTAGGTCCTTGCCGTTGGATTGTAATGTGAAGAGCAATACGTTGCCATTTATGTTGGAGTCTTGTGAGTTTTGAGAGGGGTTTAAGATGGTTTGATCTCGTTCTGACTCTCGCGACTTGCCCATAGACGCCATTTGGATTGCCCGAATGATATTTGATCCCCTTCGGGTAGCTGCCGTCGGCAGATACTATGTCTTTCGTCAGTACGAGCTTGGTGAGACGACACAACTGCGAATGCTGCTGGTATCCCATTTTGCGAGAACGGTCGCCAGAAGCACCGACTATGATCTCAATAATTTACCAAGTCTTGTCCGATTCCGGGATCACATGTCTGAGTCGTATCATACTGCAAATGCACTTTCTACTCGTAATCGCTCGCGCGAGCTTGATTTGAACACGGCAGCCCGTGCGTTTAGTCATTCGTATGAGGTGCGTATTCAGATTGATACATTTAGCAATAACTGATAGGCCATACTCTGTATGAGGTCGAGATCCTGAAAACTGGGACGCCGGAATCACACTGTATGATACTGAATTTAGATGTATAATAAATGCTGTTTAATAATCGTTCGTCCTTACTTTCACCCGTTTTTACTTTGCCCTGTTTCAGTACGTTTTCCGATTTTCAGGTCATTCGTGTTTTAAGTATGCTTCGAGTTTTCAGCACGTTTTTGAACTGACGTGCAGAAATTCACATTGAGGTCAGTTCGTCCTGATATTAAGGATGATGTTTTAGGTTGTTTCGTGCAATTTTCTATGCTGATTTCCAGTGGATTGTCCCACAATTATTGTTAATTCATTGTACGATACGTACTGAAAGTGAGGTCGCGTAATCTGGGCGCAATTTTTAGGTACTGAATTTTAGGTGGAATCTTGCTGAAACGGTGCGTGCTTAATTTAGGGATCATACTAAACATACGCTCGAATCAAAACCTTTCGTGCTGATATTCAGAAAGGATGGTACTGATTGCGCCACTGAACGGGTCACTAAAACGTACTGAAATGAGCAACAATGTAAGATATTTCAGGCTAATTCATGCGTAAATTCGGCACTACATGCAGGGTTACAATTATCACGAATCTTGGGTAATATATaaaggaaaaaaaaaaaaaaacaaagaaACGAGGAAACGTCTAGAAAAACCCTATGCATGCAAAATCCGGGATTCAGCAGGTAGGACGTGCCAGAAATAGAATATTATCAAAAACTCACCTCAGTAGTCCTCATCGCTCAATCGCCCGCCGTCGTCAGACTCCTCCAGCAGGCGCAGTGGCGATTCGCTTCTACAGGAGCGCTTCTTACTCCCCAAGGTTCCACCCGCTTGCCGCTGGTTCTCCTCGATTGCCGCAACTGTTTGGGCCTCAGCAGCCGCTGCTGCAGCACCGCGAGTGCGTAGGTTGTACCGCGAGCGCGAGGTGCTGGGATCGCCGCACGAACGGCGAGCGCGAGGCCCACGACGCCGGGAGGTTGGGGGCTGGTCTGCGGGGGGATGGATAGGCTCCGAGTCGGGAGGCGGGTGCAAGAGCCGGAGTGTAGGTAGCTCCGGGGGGTGTTCACGCTGGAGCCGAGGGGAAGCTGGTGGCGGGGGCGATTGCTGGGgagggttttgaggttggggCGCCTCATGCTCTGGCCCTGGCTCTGGTTGAGGCAGAGGGGTTGGTTCTCGCAGGGGGGATGCTGCAAGGAAGAGGGGAGAGGGCGGTGGGGGTGACTTCAGGGTCAGCTGTGGAGACGGAGTCTccaaaggtggaggtggagggggaccATGACCTTGAGCACTGTCCTCCGCTTGTGCACCAAATGGAGGCGATATTTAGTAATCAATGTGAATGTGTCATTCAATTGACCTACCTTTGACATTCGAGTGTCTCTGCTTCATGCGTTTCGTCTTGTAGCATCGATGGTTGTTGAACTTTGCCTGGACGAGCCACTCGGTGCCCCACCCGTTTTGAAAGACTCCGAGCTCGGGAGCCTCCTTGAGAATCTGACCCCCAGTCAACCATAGGGTCAAGTTTTCACGTAATGAATATAACACGTACCAATGCGTACAAGATACCaagcttggtcttgtcctGATTCGACCACGAGTTACCATAGTCTAACCCAACCCGCGTCATAAGCTCACGTATGATGTTCTATAAGTTTAAAGAGAGTAAATAGTATATTGAACCGGGGGAAGACACATCTTCCACACTTACGCTTATCTCCAGCCAACGAGCCAGGTTGCCACCGAGTCCGGCATCGTTTTGTATGTCGCCAATGTTCGCACTGGTCTTAGACTTCGGGAGCGGCACAAAACGGCGGGGAGCTGGGTCGTCAGAAGGCGATGGGTGAGTATGCGATGGCGGGCAAGTGGGGGGGATAGTCGAGGGCAGGTTCCCCAAGGGAAACAGGAGCAGCGCTGGAGGGACGAGGAACGCTACTTCGAGAGCGCGAACCAGACGCTCCCGGGGTGGCACCGTGGGTAAGCTGGTCATTACGTCCAAAAATTGCTCGCAAATGCGCGAGTTCTTGAGACATTGCCTCATTGGCACCTAATAATTAATTAGCAGCGTAATCTATTGGTCTGGCGTGAATATATATTAGATATACGCACGACACATGGCAGCCCAATCGTTCTCAGATGGCTCCCGAGAACCCAAACCAGCGTCGTTGCCGGtctcgtcatcgtcatcgtctcCGTTGTCGTCAGAAGGTGGCCAATCAATGGCCTGGAGAGTGTCGAAGGGGTCTGGGGCGTTACGGGTGGTACGCTGCTCAGCGCGGCGCGCCCTCTTGACGTTGTGTCTCGCGATCGAGCGTTCTAGGGCTCGACGGCGCGAATCCTGGTTGTTGGAGGccctgcccttgcccttCCATGGAGATGGAGCCATTGGAGTTGGAGGGATAGTCAAAATAGTCAAGGGTAGGAGGTCGGGTTGCCGAGTGTAGTTGTAAAATAATCAAATTATTAGCAGTTTTTCGTTCGCGTAGTGCTGGCTACCGGGGGTTCAGATCAAGAGGGACTTGATGTGCAAAGGCGTTGGGCGGCCAAAAAGGGGCTGTATAAATACCTCGAGACCGAGGCattgtggtggtggtggcttACTAGGATTTCGCTTGCGAATTCTACTTATGCTCACTTGGTAATTGTGTTTCATCCTTATCCGACTCGGAGCTCCACCGGTGTTCACCTTGCCCCGGTCAGCCGCGCCATACACAGCCAATTACCAATCAGTACGTTTCTCCTTGGTTATTTACTTTTTGGGCTTAATATGTATCTATATTAGGTACGTGTCTCTTATTTGTCATATCAATGCTTCGCGATCTTCAACCTGATCGACACCAATCAAACAGGCTCCTTCTCTCAGTCACCGACATGCCCGATACCCCCCTACTTAAGTTGCTCACTTATATTCTGCTTGTTATGTTTCTATCCGTTGTTTACTTAACTGCGACGCGTGTGTTTTTGGCTTGCTGCTTGCACGTTAAACCCGTCCCCTTGCCGCCGTTATATTATTGGCATTTTCTGTTGTTTGCGTGGATGGAGAagcaaagccaaggaaactgAAGTCGATGAGGTACGTAGCCTTTTGCGGTTTATTGAAAGTAGGTCACTAACTATTTTTGTTGTCCGGTGGTCCCGTAGTTGCGGTTGTGGGGCGCACACGCCTCCGCACTCGCGTAATTTCTGGGTCTATTCGCTTATTCCCCAATTTGATGCACAGCACCTTCACGCCACAAAAGCCGCGTAATGTGGCCAGTAGGTAAGTTTCTGGTTTATTTCTTGCGGTATAAGTTCTCACAATGTACGTTGTAGTTATAGATTGCTCAACCAACTTTGAACACACTCTTTGCGGTTTGTTTTCACTATCCTCGTTGGATTAACACAAGTTTACATTTTCTTTTTGCTCTTGTAAGTCCTTTTTTTGTATCGTCGTGTTCTTGCAACTGACTCTGCTCAGTACAATGGCTGGGACTCGATGGAGGTGCCCCGAATGTCACGAAATGCGGGCGCCCAAGACCTATCGGCGACACCAAAAGTATGGTTGCCCATCTCTTCGGAGAAGGGCCTCGAAACTTCGCACCGCGGCCGAGGCAACACTCACCAGGCTACGACGACTTGGGTTGGTTGCCCGCTCCCCACCACCACATTGCCCATCGCCACACTTTAACCGACGACACCCTCCCAATGTCCCGCCTCCCCCTGCATTTTGCGAACTCCTTCAATCACCTGCACTGCCCGTTGTTGATCACGCAATGGGAGAACCTGGGTTTGACCCCAACTTCCGATTCGTCACCCCTGGGGCTGGCCCTGGGCCCTCCAGTCGAGAGCAGTCCCCTCGATTTGCCCCATACAACCCcgctgaggaggaggaggaggaggaggaggaggaccCACTGGCCGCCTTACCTTGGATGCACGGCATTGCGCCACACGACTACTACGAGTTAATTGTACAGGAGGAGTTGTTACGCAAAGGGGGTAAGTAATTGATTTTTTCTTCGATATTAATGCTAATAAATCCAATTCAGGTTTACGGCTACCAGATTACCACCGACTGACGGTCCAGGCATTCAACTACAAGGTTGATACCGACATCAGTGGGCGCGCGTACAGCAAACTGCCGCGCGCTTTCCCCGACCACCTCGCCAACTTGCCCATGGAACCCAAGCTTCAGAGGCAGATAGACAAGATATCAGCCTTTGGTGCGAGGGCAATCCACTGCTGCATCAACTCATGCATCGCATACACTGGTGTATACCAGCGGCTTGAGTTGTGCCCATGGTGTGGTGAAGCACGGTACACAGCACACCGCAAGAACCCTGTTCGCCGTGTCCCGCGGCGAACTTTCCACTACCTCCCCCTTATCCCACGTCTGATAAACCTTTTCCGCAGCCCTCCTATGGCCGAGTTGCTCCAATATCGATCGCGGCGGCGGCCCGAACCCAACACCCTCTCCGACATCTTTGATGGCCGCTATTACCTTCAACTCCTTCAGGAGTTTGTATATTTGGGTGGTACACGACTGGGTCATCGATTCTTCTCAAGCAATACCGACATGACCCTTGGGCTCTCTACTGATGGCGTAGGCCCCTTCAAGACGCGGAAGCAGCAATGCTGGCCACTAATCATTATCAATTATAACCTCCCACCCTCAATTCGAACGCGTCTTGAGAACATTTTGTGTCTTGGCGTGATTCCCGGCCCACGGACCCCAAAGGAACTTGACACATTCCTCGAGCCTTTCATCGATGAGCTTGAGGAACTTGCACGTGGAGTGCCAGCATTTAATGCAGCCAATCGTCATCCCTTTGTGCTCCGTGCCTACCTCATTGCTGCGTTTGGTGATATGCCTGCAGTTGCCAAAATGATGGAGATGAAAGGTCCCAATGGCAAACTGCCCTGTCGAGCCTGTAAGATTCGCGGCGTACGTGCCAGACATGGGCCACACCCAAATACAAACTACATCCCCCTCTCACGACCATTCGATGACGAACCACATGCCACCCGACGCTATGATCCGCAGAACCTCCCCCTTCGAACACACACTGAATACCTTGAGGAAGCAATGTGGGTGGAGGAGGCTCAAAATGATGCTGAAGAGGGTCGGCGGTCCTTACGAACAGGCATCAATGGACTTGCCCCCCTTGCACGGGTGCCCGGCCTCTCATTCCCAGTCTCGTTTCCCCACGACTTTATGCACTTAATTTTTGAAAATATTATTCCCACTCTCTTTGACTTGTGGACGCGAAGCGGAAACTTTGAGGCATTTGGATCAGGGACTGAAGAATATCTGCTGCACCCAGACGTATGGACAACAATTGCTGAGGCCTGCCCTCTAGCCGGCAACAACATCCCATACACGTTTGGCTGTCGCGTACCCGATCCAAAGAAAAAGCGTGCTGAACTTACTGCCGAAGCTCGGTTACTACTTGCCACTATGCTTGGTCCTGTGCTCCTGCGAGGCCGCTTTGTCCATCAAAAGTATTATCGGCATTTTATTGAACTTGTCCGCCTCATTAATATGTGTATTGACTTTGAGATCACACCCAACGACATAGTTACCATTCGTGAAGGATTTGCAAAATGGGTGAAAGACTACGAAAAGTAAGTTGATTTAATATGTACTTGATTTTGCCGGTGTAGCTAACATGTGTATTGGTGTATAGATACTACTACATGAATGATCAAGCCCGCCTTTCTGCTTGTACCCTCCCACTCCACGCCCTCCTTCACATTGCCAACGACATTGAGGCCATGGGTCCTGTCTGGGCATACTGGGCCTTCCCAATGGAGCGCTTTTGTGGTGCACTTACACGTGCAAGCATGAGCCGCCGTTTCCCATACTCTAGCATCAACCGTCGTGTCCTCCAGCTTGCCCAGTTATCACAAATTAAGTTGGTATATGGGCTTACAGAAGAACTTGAGCTTGATGAACGTCAGGAGAATATCAGGCATGGAGTCCAGTATGATCACTACCCTGACCTTGTCTTTATCAACCCATCAAAAACACTCCCCCTTCAACGCTCGTTACAGCTCAAGATTGCTAAATACCTTGGCCCTGTAATAGGTATCCCTGTAGAAGACATGTCCAATGCACTAGCAAACCGGCCCTTGAAGGTGTGGGGTAGGATGCAGCGACTGGACAAGTCACTGGCTGAGGCTGTTGTTGGTGGTGACGTTATTCGGGGGGCTATGGTTGTGCCCAGTAATAAAACAATGCGCGATGCATCACATGTTTGGGTAAGTAGCATTTGGACTTGCAAGGCAATTGCTTACCCTACCTCTAACTTAGTTTCACTCAAAAATGTCTCGTTGGCGCTGGGACCGGCCTCATGCAGTTGAGTTCCCCAATGAGATACTCAGCTATGGTCAAACCGGGATGTTTGTTGTCATTGAGGCTGACTTAATTGCAAGCTTAAATGTGCCAAACCCCTGTACCCAAGTTCTTGCTGTGATTATGGCTTTCCCTCACCTGCGGTACCATAATGATGCTGACCTTGTGGAGTACCGGCTCTCATCTGGCAACTATGCTGGTGCTGAGGTTGTTGATGCCACTAAAATTGACTGTCTCATTGGTCGTATAACAACTGAGCACCAGGGctcatttgttgttgaacgTACATCTGTTGTTGGCCAAGTGGATATGCTTGATGTGACGGTTGAGATTGATTGACCATTTACACAATGGCAAGTCTATTTCATGTTCTATGATACTGATTCGGATTTTGGAATGTTCTCTTTACGTCCTTATTTGTATCATAACATACTTAAAAAAGTCGCAAACTTGATTCATACTAACTTTCAATACGTGTTTAAATTGGCGATTTTTGGGATTTCAGTCAGCCTTGGATCTCAGTATTTCATGTGCTGACTTTCAGTACGTACTGAATTTCAGTTTAAGGATCAATCCCTGGTAGATAGTGCTGGTTGAAAATCATCCTTAAATTCCGGATGAGGACATCATACAGAGATAATGAAGTGCACATGAAGCCCATTCTAAGAATCGTATTTTACAGTGACGACTTCTGGCCATATTCGGTCATGCGTAGGCGACATGGGTGCATACCAAAGAGTCAAGGTTAACTGGAATTCATCAGGACAAATCGCCAATCGTATGCAAATATTTTCCGTTAAAGACTTGGAGCCAGTCGAGGCCTTCAACGCTCTGAAAAAGCTCCGACAAGAGAGTATTGGGAGAGAAGAGCTGGAATCAGATCAGGTTCTCGTTAGAGCTGCCAAAACATCAGGTATGACCGCGATTCAGAGCTCAGCGTACCAATATCGACTCATATTTTCAGGCGGACGACTGGCACATTTAAACCGGTTGGCCCGATCGAGGGATATTAATCATACAGTACAGAATTTAAAGAACAATGAAAAATCCTGGCTATTGTCAAACTTTGGGTTGATTCCCGACTGTGATGATGATGTCGAAGAAGAGGTGCGTGGTATATTCATCAAAGTTTGGAGCAGTATAAGAAATGTGATTTCTAGGCAAAATGGGCAAGCTGCACGTGGTTATTGCTTCAAGAGTTCGTACGTCGCCGGGTTGAGATGGAGAAACGACTTGATCTCGAAAGCTCTGAGAGTGGAGGCCCCGCCAACGTTGATCATATACCCGTTCCAAGTATCCCGTATTTCGAATGCCGACGAATCATGACACGGGGAGACTTTTTAGCTCGTACGTCCAGAATGTATCCGGGAGATATGCCTCACAACTTTGGTTCTATAGGGTTAGACCAGATGAATATTATCTCCATTGATGTCAGTACACCCCAAACCTCCTTTTTACATGGCTCAAGACTTTCTGAATAGGTACATTACCAAGTTCGGCTAGACTCTATGCTCACACTTGAAGCGGCCCGCGAAGTCGTGTCCGAACCTGAATTTGAGCCTATGCTAAAAGGCGTACTCACTCGCGTGGATGAGCTTGAAAGCTTGGGGAGGACCCGCGAGCTCACGGTAAGGTTGATCACTAATGCATAAGAatttctttgacttgatATCCTATGGTAGTTCAAGGATGTTAAACCTGGAGATCGTATCAAAGTGGTGATAGATAAAACTGGTAGAATTGATAAATGACGGTAAACATAGAACTAGTCTCGTTGCAACTTCGGAGTAGCGTTTCCATCTCGATCTATCACCGTGACTGTATTAATATGAACCACTGAATAATCCATCCGAGTACCTATACATGCGTTGCAATAGTGTTGGAATTTCGATATCTCACATACACCAGACCAATTACCTGTTACGGATTTGGTATGCCATATACGGATGGTCGCGTGTCTTTTCTCTCCTTAGTTTTGCGCGAAAGTAGTACGTGCTAAGATGCGCTTGTTCAGCTCCCCTAGTCACCTTAAAAAGAAGCTATTACTGCATTGCCAAAACAAAAATCGTAAGGTGAGTGGTAAGCCGTAACCCAACATGAATTCAGTCTGACATCAACTACTGAATTAATCCTGGGGCGTGAAACACTGAGAATATACTTAGAACAACGTTGCATGGGATAAGGCACGAAATTTAGATATATAATATATGAAGGGGATGAACGCCATATTGGATAAATCATATCGTCCGGTCGACTGAGATCAGAGAACGTGCACGTTTACTGAAATTAGTTAGTAATAAGTAGCAAACTTATTCACAAAAAAGACTAAAGTAAGAGTATTTGACAATCTGACTCGTTAATCGCACGTG comes from Rhizoctonia solani chromosome 4, complete sequence and encodes:
- a CDS encoding Transposase family tnp2 — its product is MAGTRWRCPECHEMRAPKTYRRHQKYGCPSLRRRASKLRTAAEATLTRLRRLGLVARSPPPHCPSPHFNRRHPPNVPPPPAFCELLQSPALPVVDHAMGEPGFDPNFRFVTPGAGPGPSSREQSPRFAPYNPAEEEEEEEEEDPLAALPWMHGIAPHDYYELIVQEELLRKGGLRLPDYHRLTVQAFNYKVDTDISGRAYSKLPRAFPDHLANLPMEPKLQRQIDKISAFGARAIHCCINSCIAYTGVYQRLELCPWCGEARYTAHRKNPVRRVPRRTFHYLPLIPRLINLFRSPPMAELLQYRSRRRPEPNTLSDIFDGRYYLQLLQEFVYLGGTRLGHRFFSSNTDMTLGLSTDGVGPFKTRKQQCWPLIIINYNLPPSIRTRLENILCLGVIPGPRTPKELDTFLEPFIDELEELARGVPAFNAANRHPFVLRAYLIAAFGDMPAVAKMMEMKGPNGKLPCRACKIRGVRARHGPHPNTNYIPLSRPFDDEPHATRRYDPQNLPLRTHTEYLEEAMWVEEAQNDAEEGRRSLRTGINGLAPLARVPGLSFPVSFPHDFMHLIFENIIPTLFDLWTRSGNFEAFGSGTEEYLLHPDVWTTIAEACPLAGNNIPYTFGCRVPDPKKKRAELTAEARLLLATMLGPVLLRGRFVHQKYYRHFIELVRLINMCIDFEITPNDIVTIREGFAKWVKDYEKYYYMNDQARLSACTLPLHALLHIANDIEAMGPVWAYWAFPMERFCGALTRASMSRRFPYSSINRRVLQLAQLSQIKLVYGLTEELELDERQENIRHGVQYDHYPDLVFINPSKTLPLQRSLQLKIAKYLGPVIGIPVEDMSNALANRPLKVWGRMQRLDKSLAEAVVGGDVIRGAMVVPSNKTMRDASHVWFHSKMSRWRWDRPHAVEFPNEILSYGQTGMFVVIEADLIASLNVPNPCTQVLAVIMAFPHLRYHNDADLVEYRLSSGNYAGAEVVDATKIDCLIGRITTEHQGSFVVERTSVVGQVDMLDVTVEID